A DNA window from Castanea sativa cultivar Marrone di Chiusa Pesio chromosome 7, ASM4071231v1 contains the following coding sequences:
- the LOC142643950 gene encoding secreted RxLR effector protein 161-like, giving the protein MGMWNDSWFGGGVERFCCGRCTGSAIMNWAEPQFYGGSDDVNIFQSNLGLAHWKAIKRTLRYLKRTVNYIRCYHGSDLCMIEYSDVDWGSDLDEHKFKSGYVFFLNNGAITLSGKKQPCIALLTMEPEYVACSIAVQEAVWLRRLFQNLEVVKDVSDSVAIHYDSITVFAYAKDSQVS; this is encoded by the exons ATGGGGATGTGGAATGACTCATGGTTTGGTGGTGGAGTTGAAAGGTTTTGTTGTGGCAGATGTACTGGTTCAGCTATCATGAACTGGGCTGAGCCCCAATTTTATGGGGGTAGTGATGATG TCAACATATTTCAGTCTAATCTAGGGCTTGCTCATTGGAAAGCTATCAAGAGGACATTAAGGTATCTTAAAAGGACAGTGAACTACATCCGTTGTTATCATGGTTCAGATTTGTGTATGATTGAATATAGTGATGTTGATTGGGGTAGTGATCTAGATGAACACAAATTTAAATCTGGATAtgttttctttctaaataaTGGTGCCATCACTTTGAGTGGCAAGAAACAACCCTGTATAGCATTATTAACTATGGAACCCGAGTATGTAGCATGTTCAATTGCTGTTCAGGAAGCAGTTTGGTTGAGAAGGCTCTTTCAGAATCTTGAGGTTGTCAAGGATGTCTCAGATTCTGTTGCGATACATTATGATAGCATAACAGTATTTGCCTATGCTAAGGACTCTCAAGTATCATGA